A region of the Clostridium estertheticum subsp. estertheticum genome:
TATTCTCATGTTCACTTACTACCATGGCTTTAAATTTTCTCGTTGTCATAAATTTAAACTCTCCTCTCTAAAAATAATAGTTTGACATAAAACTAATTATATATATAAAATAGTTTTATGTCAAACTATTTTACAAGTCAGTTTATATTGACTTATACTTTAACATAAGATTATAATATACATAATTATTAAGTTATATACATAAGTCTAAAGTTGAGGTTTTTATATGAATGATAAATATATAATACATTTTATAAGCAGAACTAGAAAAAAAATGATAAGTTTTATCGAAAAGAAATTACTTGAAAATGGACTAAATGGATTGATTCCGTCTCATGGGAATATTCTCACTGCTCTATACGAGAATAATGGAAAGTTAACAATGAAGAAAATTGCTGAAATAACTAGAAAAGATAAATCAACCATAACACCATTGATAAATAAGCTATTGGAGTATGGATATATAACAAAGGAAAAAGATGAAACAGATAAAAGAGTTACTTATATAATAATTACTAGTAGAGGTAATCAGATAAAAGACAAGTATAAGGCTATTTCTAATGAAGTGAATATTACTGCATATAAAGATTTTTCACAAGAAGAAAAAGTAATATTTTTAAAATTATTAAAGAAAATGAATAATAATTTTAATTAAAAATAAATCTGACACCATATGAATAATGATGTCAGATTTATTTTTATTCCATTGAGATGTAATTTCTCATTTTAAAGGAAACATTTAAATGGTAAATCTATGTCTCCATCAAAACAGTCATCAAAACCACGAGGATAATGGTATTCGCGTTTATCTTTATCTGCAGGATAAATGAATTTTCCTCCTACTTGCCAGATGTATGGAAGGAATTTATATTGCAATCTGTCCTTTTTCATTTCAAATAGTACATTAATTTCCTCGGTGTCTGCTTGGAAGTTTGACCATATATCATGATGAAATGGAATTACAACTTTAGTATTTAAAGCTTCACCCATTCTAAGTATGTCTGATGCAGTCATTTTGTCGGTTATGCCTCTAGGATTTTCTCCGAAAGAACCTAGTGCTACATCTATTTGATAATCGTTTCCGTGTTTAGCATAATAGTTAGAGTAATGTGAATCACCACTGTGATAAATAGTTCCACCTGGTGTTTTTATAATATAATTTACTGCACGTTCATCTATGTTGCCAGGCATTTTACCTGCTAGAGTAACTTCTTTTGGAACTGTAATTAATGCAGTACGGTCAAATGATTCAAGAGCAATAAGCTCTGTATCTTTAATTTTAACAACATCTCCAGGTTTTACTACAATACAACGATTTGCAGGTACGCCCCAGCTAATCCAGAGGTCAACACAAGTTTGAGGTCCTATAAAAGGTACAGATGAATCACAATTTTTTATAACTGCAGTTGCTACATTTATATCAATGTGATCATTATGATCATGTGTTGATATTACAGCATCAATTTGTTTAATAGCAAATGGATCTAAAACAAAAGGAGCTACTCTAAGGTTTGGTTGCAATTTTTTACATCCAGACATTCTTGCCATCTGATGTTCTGGTTTTATTAAAGGATTTTTCATCGTTTTTTTACCTGTGCCACACCATAAATCAATACAAAGGTTTGCATTGCCTTCTGATTTTACCCAAAGGCCTGTACAACCAAGCCACCACATTGCAAAGCTACCAGGCTTAACTACTTCTCTTTCAATTTCTTCATTAAGCCAAGTTCCCCATTGGGGGAAAGTGCTTAGTATCCAGGATTCTCTTGTTATATCATCTATTTTACTCATATTATTCACCATTCCTTTTATAATTATTATTTTACTTCGTCTAGATTTAAAGCTTCTCTGATTTTACTTTCTATTTCTACTTCCGATAAAAGATTTCTAAGTCCTATAATTTTTGTTTTAGAACGGGCATTTGTAAAATTTGATACTAAGGACTCGGAGACAAAAACCATGTCAAAAGAAGATATAACGGATTTTGCCTCACCAACACTAAGGTGATCAACATCTACGTCAATTTTTAGTTTTTTGAAAACCTTAATAATCTTCATTTTAATCATTTGGCTTGATCCCATTCCATTTCCACAAGCTGCTAATACTTTCATTTTAATATCTCCTTTTTTAATATGAGTTTAACAATCAATGTCTACATGTGTAAAATAATTTGATTTATTTTTACGATATTGTATTTGAGGAATAACGAGCATTGCTACAATTAGAGCAAATACACCAAATATTTTAAATGTATTTGCAAAAACACCGAATGCAGGCCAAATGGTAGCCCAATCAATGTTACCATGCCATCCGCCAGTAAGAGGGTTTTGAACTCCTGCACCAAAGAACCATATTGCAAAAGCACCACCTAGTACCTGAAGCATGCCACAGCAAATTGGTATTATTGTAGCGGCACGGACACCACCGCGTTTATTAGCAAATACTGCTAAAGTTGCATTATCAAAGAATACTGGTACGAAACCTGTGATAATCATAACCGGGGAATGAAATATGAGTAACCCTGCGATTGCTATGAACTGACCAAGTGCTCCAAAAACAAAACCATATACAACGGCGTTCTTTGCACCAAATCCATAAGTAGCGGCGCAATCAACAGCAGGAGTTAATCCTGGTATAAATTTATCAGATATACCTTGGAAAGCTGTTGTAAGTTCTGCAACAAACATTCTAACACCACTCATAAGTATAAATAGGTAAACTGAAAATGTTAAAGAGCGATTTATAATATAAGCTGCGAAGGATAATGTTGCTGGAAAGTTACCAGAAGCAACTTTGCCGATTGGGTTTTCTAGTCCTCTCATGTACGGTTCACCAAGAATCAACATAATGATACCAAAGAAAACTAACATTAAAGTACCAGCGGTCACAACGTTATCATTAAATATTGAAAGAAACTTAGGTAATTTTATGTTATCTAGGTTTTTATCTTTATTACCTAGTTTGCCAGCAATTTTATCTGTTAACCAAACTGCTCCCATTTGCTGATGACCAATAGCAAAACCAGCATTGTCTGTAAGGTTGTTACATGCTTCAACTGTTAAGTTTGAGAATACAGCTTGATATGTACCAACGAGCAAACCTACTATAATAGCTCCAGTTGCATTAGCGTAATCAGGTAATGCAAAGAATACAATAAAAGTTGCTGTTGTTGCCTGCTGAAGCATGATATGACCTGTAAGGAAAAGAGTCCTTATTTTTGTTATTTTACCAAAGGCAACTAATAGTAAGTTCCATAAGAATGCGAACATAAGTGCAATCATAACCATTGAGGCTAATGAACCTAAGCTTTTATTTGCAGCAGCTAGTCCAAAATATGGATCAATAACTGCGGCATTCATGTGAAAACGATCATTTAAACCTGCAAGAATAGGTCTGAATGTAGTAACAAGACCACCAGCACCTATATTCCAAATCATTATGCCAATGATACATTTCATTGTTCCTGCAAAAGTTTCGTGTATTGGTCTTCTTAGAAATAAATAACAAATTAATACAATTAAACTAATGAAATATTCTGGTTTTGTAAGAATGTTGTCTGAAAACACTTTAAAGAATCCACTATTCGCAATACTATTAATATCCACTAATTTGACCCCCTAATTAAATACTATTCTATATGAGATTTGTTTAATTCTCTTGCTAATGCTTCTGGGTCTGTACAATTACGTATAAAGTCCATATTTTCTTCTTCTGAGAGATAATCGCTTAATTTTGAAAGTAAACCAAGATGATCAGTATCATTTACAGCAGCGAGTGTTATAACGATGTCTACAGGATCATTTTCGCAATTAAAATGCACTGGCTTTGATAAGGAAAGCAAACTGATACCGGTTTTTAAAACGGTTACATCTGGCCTCGAATGAGATAATGCAAGTCCTGGTATTATTACAATGTATGGACCATATTCTTCAACAGTTTTAATTGTTAAGTCAATATATCCTTCAGTAATGTAATTTGAGTTAACGAGTAGTTGACCTGAAAGTCTCATAGCTTCTACCCAATCTTTAGCTGTAGCATTTAAATTAATGTTTTCTGAAAGAATGATGTTTTCATTAAGAATAATATTATTGTTAATTTTAATCACTTCCTTTATAAAATTAAGTTTTGATATTCTGTATACTTTTATGATAGCGATATTATTATACAATGTCAACATATGTGTAACAATTGCACATATGTGCAAAGGCTACAATTGAACTTCATCATCCAATTCTAAAATTTTTAACGCTGCGGTATCATCTATTATAAGTGTTTTTATATATTTACCTCTTATTGCGCCTAATATAGCTTTAGATTTTTCTTTTGATCCTGCAACGCAAATGACATCTGGTGCGTTATAAAAATCTATTAAATCAATTCCTATAATAGTGTTGTTTAACTCAGACTCAATTTGTTTACCATTTATATCATAGTAACGCCCGCCAATGTGTCCAACAGCTCCACTTGATTGAAGTGAATATTGAGTATAGCTGTCTATATATTTGCTCCAGGCCGTATTAGAAATAGTTGAATCTATAGACCCTACGCTTGTTAATATAACTGTGGCTCTCTTAGCAAGAGACAAAGTATCTGATATATAAGGGTCACGTATAAGTTTATCTTTCATATCTTTATCCTCCACAAAAAGGGGAGCTAATAAGTAATGATATTTTCCTCCGTAAATCTTCGCGAATTGTTTTACTAGATCTATTCCATCTATTTCTGGATTATCTTTTAAAGCAGCTCCCATTATTTGTACTACTGTGAGGGGAATGTTTTTGTTAGACTTAAGACTTTGAACAGTATTGTATATAGTGTTTCCCCAAGATATACCAAGTATAGTATTCTTATTTATTTTAGCATCTATATAGTAAGCTGCAATTTCACCAAGTTTAATCAGAGTTAATTCATATGAAGATCCCTTTGTATTAATAATTCTTACATGTTTTAGTTTGAATCTCTTTATAAATTCATTCTCAATGTCCATTAATCTTTCCCAAGGTTCTTTTATAATTATTTCTACTATTTTTTTATCCCTTGCCTCTTTTAATAATCTTGAAATTTTAGAACGCGAAGTGAACAAACGTTCAGAGATTTGTGATTGAGTCATATCATGTTCATAATAAAGACTTGCTACACTAGCTAAAAGACTGTTTTTTTCATTTTCATTCATATTATCAAAGTCATTCATAATTAAAACTCCTTTTTAATCAATATTTTAGGTAAAAGTTATATGCCAAGGGCAGTTAATTAGTAATAATTCAGTTGCTCAGTAGAAAAATAAAAATTTTAGAGCAAGTAATACTATAAGGTATTGAACAAATGATATTTATAGTGAACATATACTTATAATATAATTATAATATTATAATGAAAAAAATGCAATAAACTATATATAGTAAGGCTTACGAATTAAACTGCGCATATGTGCAATGTATGGCAATATGTTGACTGAGGAAAAACTAGATGATATATTTAAATAAAAGTTTAGTCAAAGGGGTGTGAAGGAATATGTATGATTTAAATAGAGTTCCTATTGGTATTTATGAAAAAGCTTTGCCTTCTAGTTTTTCCTGGGAAGAAAAGTTAACATCAGCAAAAAAAGCTGGTTTCGACTATTTGGAAATTTCAATTGATGAAACAGATGAAAGGTTAGCCAGACTTGAATGGTCAAAGGAAGAAAGAGAAAAATTAAAGAAGCTTATTAGTGCTACTGGGGTTATGATTCCAAGTATGTGCTTAAGTGGTCATAGAAGATTCCCCTTTGGAAGTAAAGATGGAAATACTCGTAGTAAAGCCTTGGATATTATGAAAAAGGCAATTGAACTATCCGCGGATCTAGGGATACGGACAATTCAATTAGCTGCCTATGATGTATATTATGAGGAAGAGGATGAGATTACAAAAGCTTTTTTTATAGAGGGAATGGAAAAATCCATAGCAATGGCAAGTAAAGCAGGCGTAATGCTTGCACTTGAAATAATGGATACCAAATTTATAAGTACTATATTAAGAGCAATGCCATATATAACTAAATTTAATTCCCCTTGGTTTAAGATATATCCAGATTTAGGTAATTTGAGTGCTTGGGGTAGCGATGTTGAGGCAGAACTAGAACTTGGACTTCCACATACTGTTGCAATTCACGTAAAAGAAACAAAGCCAGGAGTATTTAAAGAGGTTCCTTTTGGTGAGGGGATTGTAAAATTTGCTGCACTTTTTAAAAAATTAAAAGAATTAAATTATCAAGGACCCTTTCTAATAGAAATGTGGGCTGATAATAGCAAGATTACTACCAAAGAAGATGCTGTGCGTGATATTTATAACGCAAGAATATTTGTTAAAGAAAAAATGATCGAAGGTGGGATGGTAAATGCTAAAAGAGCTTAAAGAAAAAGTGTTAGAAGCTAATTTACAGCTTCCTAAAAAGGGATTAGTAACATTTACTTGGGGAAATGTAAGTGCAATTGATAGAGAAAAAGGATTAATTGTAATAAAACCAAGTGGAGTTTCCTACGAAAAAATGAAAATTGATGATATGGTAGTAATTGATCTAGATGGCAAAATAGTGGAGGGTAAATTAAATCCTTCCTCAGATACTGATACACATATATTACTTTATAAAGAATTTAAAGGAATTGGAGGTATAGTGCATACTCATTCAAGTTGGGCAACGAGCTGGGCACAGGCCGGGATGTCAATACCTTGTTTTGGAACAACGCAAGCAGATTATTTTTATGGAAGTATTCCATGTACTAGAAAAATGTCGAAAGAAGAGATTAAGGGAAGATATGAATATGAAACTGGTAAGGTAATTGTGGAGACATTTAAAGGAATTAATCCGGAATTTGTACCAGGTGTATTAGTAAATAATCATGGTCCTTTTGCTTGGGGAAAAGATGCAATGGAATCGGTTCATAATGCTGTTGTAATGGAAGAGGTTGCAAAAATGGCTTATAGAAGTATTCAATTAAATGAGGAGCTAGGATCTATAGACAATAATCTTCTAGGCAAGCATTTTTTAAGAAAACATGGTGTAAATGCTTATTATGGTCAAAAATAAAATAAATATATTAGATGAGGTGGCAAATATGAAAATTAATAAAAAGGTCATTGCAAATTTAACAAAATGTTATTCAGTAGCTCCCTTAAAATATAAGGGTACAAACTGTTTTTTAGTAGCAGCTGAAAAAGTTGATCGTTGTATACTTTTTGATTTAGAAGGAAATGAAATTGAAACAGTATGGAATGAACCTGGTGGTGTTATGAGTATGGTTCAGGTACCAGGAACTAATGGACAGTTTTTGGCAACGCATAAGTTTTATTCACCGAATGATTCAAAACAAGCGAAAATTGTAATAGTAACACCTGGCACGGACGGGCGATGGAGTGTTAAAACTTTAGTAAACCTTCCTCATGTACACAGATTCGACTTAATCAAGCGAAACGGTAATATATACCTAATAGCATGTACTTTAAAATCAGGTCATGAATATAAAGATGACTGGTCAAGCCCTGGAAAGGTATATGCAGCTAAGCTTCCTAATGATTTAAGCAAATTTAATGAGGAGTTTCAGCTTGAGCTAAAGGTAATAAAGGATGGTATGCTAAAGAATCACGGATATTATAAAGTGATGGAAGATGGAGTAGAGACAGCTGTAATTTCATCTGAAATTGGAGTTTTTCAGTTTGTACCTCCAGAGGTAGAAGGGGTGGAATGGGAAATTAAGCAACTAATAAATACTCCTTCAAGTGATGCTGTTCTAGTGGATATTGACAATGATGGGGAAATGGAATTGGCTGTACTTGCACCTTTTCATGGAGAAACTGTGCGAATATATAAGAAGATAGAAGGAACTTACAAAGAAATGTATGCACATCATGAGCCTGTAGAATTTACTCATGCCCTTTATGGAGGGGATTTATGTGGAAAACCTTCTATTGTAGTTGGACATAGACAAGGCGAAAAATCCCTATTTGCACTTACGTATAATATTGAAAAAGGAAAGATAGAATGCGAAAATATTGATACAGGGTGTGGACCTGCTAATGTATATCATTATGTAAAAGATCATAAAGATATTATTATAGCTACAAACCGTGAAATTGATGAAGTGGCTATGTACACGATTGAACCTTAGAGAGGAGGAAATCAAATTTATTATCATATAGACTTGTTTTATGATAAAATTAGTTATTAGAATTATTTATCTTTTGATTGGAGAGTTTAATATGTGTATTAATGAAAATTTTAGACTAACAATATTAGAAACTAGTGATGTTCATGGAACAGTCTTACCTATAAATTATTCGGACAACTCCTATGCAAACTGTGGCCTCGCAGCCTTATCCACTATAATTGAAAGGGAAAGAGAAATAAATCAGGCTACCTTACTTATAGATAATGGGGATATGGTTCAAGGTACAGCGCTTACATATTTTCATGCTAAAATTAATAATAGTAGGCCAAATCCAATGATTGAGGTCATGAACCTTATGGGATACGATGCTGCTGTAATTGGCAATCATGAATTTAATTATGGAAGGGCTTATTTGGATAATGCTATAAAAACTTCAAAATTTCCATGGTTATGTGCTAATATTACAAATAAAATTACAGGGGAAAGTTTTATTAATAAACCTTACATTGTTAAAACTTTTAATAATGGTTTAAGGGTAGGTATTTTAGGGGTAACAACTAAGTATATTCCTAACTGGGAAAGTGAAGGTACAATTAAGGACTTAGATTTTAAAGATGTAGTAGAGAGCGCAAGCTATTGGCTCCATATAATGAAAGATAAAGAAGCTACGGACATAAATATAGTATCCTATCATGGCGGGTTTGAAAGAGATTTAGAAACGGGGGAACCTTCTGAAAAACTCACAGGAGAAAATCAAGGTTATGAGTTATGTACTAAAGTGAGTAATATAGATGTGCTTCTAACTGGCCACCAACATAGAGTTATAGAAAATTTATTGGTAAATGGTGTTTTAGTTGTGCAACCAGGTTACAATGGTAATTGCATTGGCAAAGTAACTATGGACTTAGTCAAAATATCTGGCAAATGGTCGGTGCGAAGTAAAGTGTCTAAAGTTATTGATGCAAATGCCTTAGATGTTGATAAGACAATTTTGAATGTTACATGCCCAATAGAAACAGAAACGCAAGCTTGGCTTGATATTCCGATTGGACATGTAGAAGGGGACATGCTTATAAAAGACCCATTAAAGGTAAGGCTTAAAGATAATGCTTTTGTTGAGTTTATAAATAATGTTCAGATGGATGCAGCAAAGGTTGATATATCAAACACAGCTATCTTTGATAATAAATGTAAGGGTTTTAATTATAAGATTACGATGAGAGATATAATATCAAATTACAAATATCCGAATACATTAAAGGTAATTAGGATAAAAGGTTCTGATATAAAAGCGGCTCTCGAGAGAACTGCAGAATATTTTAGTTTAGTTGATGGTGAGGTAAGGTTAGCAAAGAATGGTAATAATATTAAACTTCAACATTATAATTATGATATGTGGGAAGGCATAGATTATGTTATAGATATTACAAAACCTATAAACTTTAGAATTACGAAAATTAATTATAAAAACGCTCCTATTAATATGGAAGGGGAATATTCTGTAGTAATGAATAATTACAGAGCAGGTGGCGGTGGTAATTATTTATTGTTTAGGGGTAAACCAGTCCTTAAAGATATACAGGTAGATATGGCTGAACTGATTGCAAATTATATACTAAAGAGAAAAACAATTAAAGCAACCGTTAATGATAATTGGAAAGTTATATACTAATTAAAATTAAAGAAAAAGTAACAAAAACTAAAATAGTTTTTGTTGCTTTTTTTTTATTAAATTAAGAAATAAACGAATAGTATAGAATATTAAACATATTATTAATAGAGCAAAAAGGAGAACTATAATAATGAGTGAGATTGAGTATAAGAAGGTTGTTTCTAAAGATTGTCCAACAATACTAGGCCAAAAGCATTTATTAAATATAAACGATGAATATCTATTATCAAACGGTGGAGTTTTGATAGATAATGGAGGAAATTTGATTTGGAATACTAAGTGGGAACATTATTTTTCAAGAGCTATATATATAAAAGAAAAACAAATGATTTTGACCAATAGAACTCTTGATTTTGGTATAGAGGGGGAGTATAACTGTGGAATAGCTTGCATTGACATGAAAACAGGGGATTATATATGGAAACATTTCTATGACAAATATGAATCTAAGTTTAATTTAAGAAAAAAAGAACCGGACATTAACATGATTAGAAGTATAAAAAAGGTATGTGCTGATGAAAATTGCGTATATGCTGATGATTTTAAAGTTAATTTGGATGATGGGTCTTATTCATATATAGGAGAAAGAAGAATAAAAAAAAATAAAACACCAAATGAAATTTATGCGGAGTTTGTAAAATCATTTAAAGAAAAGATCCATAATAATGCTGAATATAAATTAAATTTTAATATCAAAGAAAATATTATTAAGATCAATAATCAAAAATTATTTAAAGAAGGATACTGTTTTAATAAATGTGATTTTATTATGGAAACAGATCAAAGTATACATTTTTTTGGTACACCAGCAAAGAGAAATCACCAAAATGCAATATTATTTAAATACTCAAAAAAACTAAAAAAAATGGTGGAAGAAATTGATCTACCATTTAGGAATGCACCTTTTGAAGCCTATGACTTTTTTGGAAAGGGTATGCTGATTTTTGTAAGAGACGATATATATTTGTTGAAAGACTTTTTCTTAGAGTAGAGTATAGATTATTAATATAAAGAAGAAAAGTTGTGCTCAGTTAATAAGGGCATAACTTTTCTTCTTTTGTTATTTTACCACTGTTTAAATCTATAAGCATTACGTAAAGATATAGAAAATTTAAAAGCAAAATACTGCATTTGGGGGGGACCCAATGCAGTATTTTTTATACATATAACAATAAAGTTGGTATATTTAAATTATTGACTATTTTACAAATCTTATTCATTTTATTTGTAAGATTTTTATATAACTTTTGGAGTAGTATTTGGTTGTTTTATTATTTATACAAAAATTGAAGGATATTTGCATATATTTGTTGAATAATGACAGTGTAATGATTTAATTGTAGGTAGAGCATTTTAAACGCGATATAAAAATGTATTAGCAGTTATGTAATTGCTCGAATATAATTATATATATGATTATGTTATTTTAGAACAAAAGTAAAAAATATATTACAAGGGGATTAAAATGAGAAATATTAAAAAATATCTGACTTCTATTTTGGGGGTAATACTTATTTTCAGCTTGACTGGTTGCTCAAGTGTACCTGAAAATGTTACAAAAACAACTTTATCAAGTAAAGTATCGTCAAAGCAGAATACAACTGAGAAACAGCTTCAATCTACTAAAAATATAAGCTTAGCTAACAAAAAGGAAGCTAATGGTAAATTAAGGATTTCATATATAGATGTAGGACAAGCTGATAGTATTTTGATAGAGCAAGGAACAAGCTCAATGCTAATAGACGCAGGAAATAATGAAGACTCAAGTACTGTTAAAAATTATATAACAAAGCAAGGTATTACGAAACTTGATTATATTGTAGGGACTCATCCACACGAGGACCACATTGGAGGACTTGACTATGTAATAAATAGTTTTCAAATAGGTAAAATTTATATGCCAAAGGCTACATCAAATACTAAGACTTTTTTAGATGTGGTAAGTGCTATTAAAGCTAAGGGAATGAAAGTAATTGCACCTACAGTGGGGGAAACTTTTAAAGTAGGGGGTGCAACAGCTACAATTTTAGCACCCAACAGTACTGGCTATGAAGATTTAAATAATTTTTCAATTGTAATAAGATTAACCTTTGGAAATAATAGCTTTATTTTTGACGGGGATGCAGAGGGAGCATCTGAGAATGAAATGTTATCCAAAGGTATTGACATAAGTGCTGATGTGCTTAAGGTTGGACATCATGGTTCTAGCTCATCAACTACTCAGGCATTCTTAGATAAAGTAAATCCTAAATATGCGATTATTTCAGCAGGCAAAGACAATAGTTATGGCCATCCTCACAAATCTACAATGGATAAATTGAAAGCGAAAGGTGTTAAAGTTTATAGGACTGATGAAAGTGGAACAATAGTCGCGACATCTGATGGTAAAAATATAACCTTTAATACTAAACCAGGTAGTTATGCTTTTCTTGGGTCAGGCTCAAGTTCTTCTAGTAAAAGTTTTTCAAGTAGCGGAAACTCGACAGTTAAAAAAGTTGCGATAAAATTGCCTAAATCATCAAATAATAGTAAAATTGTATATTATACTCCATCAGGGAAATCATATCATTATGATAAAAATTGTAGAACACTCGCAAGAAGTAAGACTATATTAAGTGGAACGCTAGGTGAAGAATTAATTTCTTCTCATAATGATCCTTGTAATATATGTGCAGGAGG
Encoded here:
- a CDS encoding MarR family winged helix-turn-helix transcriptional regulator, which encodes MNDKYIIHFISRTRKKMISFIEKKLLENGLNGLIPSHGNILTALYENNGKLTMKKIAEITRKDKSTITPLINKLLEYGYITKEKDETDKRVTYIIITSRGNQIKDKYKAISNEVNITAYKDFSQEEKVIFLKLLKKMNNNFN
- the ulaG gene encoding L-ascorbate 6-phosphate lactonase, coding for MSKIDDITRESWILSTFPQWGTWLNEEIEREVVKPGSFAMWWLGCTGLWVKSEGNANLCIDLWCGTGKKTMKNPLIKPEHQMARMSGCKKLQPNLRVAPFVLDPFAIKQIDAVISTHDHNDHIDINVATAVIKNCDSSVPFIGPQTCVDLWISWGVPANRCIVVKPGDVVKIKDTELIALESFDRTALITVPKEVTLAGKMPGNIDERAVNYIIKTPGGTIYHSGDSHYSNYYAKHGNDYQIDVALGSFGENPRGITDKMTASDILRMGEALNTKVVIPFHHDIWSNFQADTEEINVLFEMKKDRLQYKFLPYIWQVGGKFIYPADKDKREYHYPRGFDDCFDGDIDLPFKCFL
- a CDS encoding PTS sugar transporter subunit IIB; this encodes MKVLAACGNGMGSSQMIKMKIIKVFKKLKIDVDVDHLSVGEAKSVISSFDMVFVSESLVSNFTNARSKTKIIGLRNLLSEVEIESKIREALNLDEVK
- a CDS encoding PTS ascorbate transporter subunit IIC, which produces MDINSIANSGFFKVFSDNILTKPEYFISLIVLICYLFLRRPIHETFAGTMKCIIGIMIWNIGAGGLVTTFRPILAGLNDRFHMNAAVIDPYFGLAAANKSLGSLASMVMIALMFAFLWNLLLVAFGKITKIRTLFLTGHIMLQQATTATFIVFFALPDYANATGAIIVGLLVGTYQAVFSNLTVEACNNLTDNAGFAIGHQQMGAVWLTDKIAGKLGNKDKNLDNIKLPKFLSIFNDNVVTAGTLMLVFFGIIMLILGEPYMRGLENPIGKVASGNFPATLSFAAYIINRSLTFSVYLFILMSGVRMFVAELTTAFQGISDKFIPGLTPAVDCAATYGFGAKNAVVYGFVFGALGQFIAIAGLLIFHSPVMIITGFVPVFFDNATLAVFANKRGGVRAATIIPICCGMLQVLGGAFAIWFFGAGVQNPLTGGWHGNIDWATIWPAFGVFANTFKIFGVFALIVAMLVIPQIQYRKNKSNYFTHVDIDC
- a CDS encoding PTS sugar transporter subunit IIA, whose protein sequence is MLTLYNNIAIIKVYRISKLNFIKEVIKINNNIILNENIILSENINLNATAKDWVEAMRLSGQLLVNSNYITEGYIDLTIKTVEEYGPYIVIIPGLALSHSRPDVTVLKTGISLLSLSKPVHFNCENDPVDIVITLAAVNDTDHLGLLSKLSDYLSEEENMDFIRNCTDPEALARELNKSHIE
- a CDS encoding sugar-binding transcriptional regulator, encoding MNDFDNMNENEKNSLLASVASLYYEHDMTQSQISERLFTSRSKISRLLKEARDKKIVEIIIKEPWERLMDIENEFIKRFKLKHVRIINTKGSSYELTLIKLGEIAAYYIDAKINKNTILGISWGNTIYNTVQSLKSNKNIPLTVVQIMGAALKDNPEIDGIDLVKQFAKIYGGKYHYLLAPLFVEDKDMKDKLIRDPYISDTLSLAKRATVILTSVGSIDSTISNTAWSKYIDSYTQYSLQSSGAVGHIGGRYYDINGKQIESELNNTIIGIDLIDFYNAPDVICVAGSKEKSKAILGAIRGKYIKTLIIDDTAALKILELDDEVQL
- a CDS encoding L-ribulose-5-phosphate 3-epimerase, which codes for MYDLNRVPIGIYEKALPSSFSWEEKLTSAKKAGFDYLEISIDETDERLARLEWSKEEREKLKKLISATGVMIPSMCLSGHRRFPFGSKDGNTRSKALDIMKKAIELSADLGIRTIQLAAYDVYYEEEDEITKAFFIEGMEKSIAMASKAGVMLALEIMDTKFISTILRAMPYITKFNSPWFKIYPDLGNLSAWGSDVEAELELGLPHTVAIHVKETKPGVFKEVPFGEGIVKFAALFKKLKELNYQGPFLIEMWADNSKITTKEDAVRDIYNARIFVKEKMIEGGMVNAKRA
- the araD gene encoding L-ribulose-5-phosphate 4-epimerase; translation: MLKELKEKVLEANLQLPKKGLVTFTWGNVSAIDREKGLIVIKPSGVSYEKMKIDDMVVIDLDGKIVEGKLNPSSDTDTHILLYKEFKGIGGIVHTHSSWATSWAQAGMSIPCFGTTQADYFYGSIPCTRKMSKEEIKGRYEYETGKVIVETFKGINPEFVPGVLVNNHGPFAWGKDAMESVHNAVVMEEVAKMAYRSIQLNEELGSIDNNLLGKHFLRKHGVNAYYGQK
- a CDS encoding bifunctional metallophosphatase/5'-nucleotidase, with amino-acid sequence MIKLVIRIIYLLIGEFNMCINENFRLTILETSDVHGTVLPINYSDNSYANCGLAALSTIIEREREINQATLLIDNGDMVQGTALTYFHAKINNSRPNPMIEVMNLMGYDAAVIGNHEFNYGRAYLDNAIKTSKFPWLCANITNKITGESFINKPYIVKTFNNGLRVGILGVTTKYIPNWESEGTIKDLDFKDVVESASYWLHIMKDKEATDINIVSYHGGFERDLETGEPSEKLTGENQGYELCTKVSNIDVLLTGHQHRVIENLLVNGVLVVQPGYNGNCIGKVTMDLVKISGKWSVRSKVSKVIDANALDVDKTILNVTCPIETETQAWLDIPIGHVEGDMLIKDPLKVRLKDNAFVEFINNVQMDAAKVDISNTAIFDNKCKGFNYKITMRDIISNYKYPNTLKVIRIKGSDIKAALERTAEYFSLVDGEVRLAKNGNNIKLQHYNYDMWEGIDYVIDITKPINFRITKINYKNAPINMEGEYSVVMNNYRAGGGGNYLLFRGKPVLKDIQVDMAELIANYILKRKTIKATVNDNWKVIY